One window from the genome of Gemmatimonadaceae bacterium encodes:
- a CDS encoding RagB/SusD family nutrient uptake outer membrane protein: MKLRHFIPALIIAFAASACSKELATEPSDQVLASQSIVDAPTARAALAGAYSGLQALGYYGRNLEIIGDLPADNAIHSGTFQYLDDIGRDEIKADNTTTTSVWTAVYAVVARANMILTKVPSLTDLSTEEKNEILGEAYFLRALSFHNLVKYWGAIPLPLQPILVPSDASKYPRAAVPQVYTQILADLSQAGQLITNTDNTRQATVMAVHAIRARVLFYQGDYQGALDEANIVLAGRDTLTVKYSDLFTPTGTDTDEDIFRVAFTPVQYNEMGYYYLGAGRRELQPSKNLNTSYETGDARKTWTIQPRGSSNLQGTKFPTTIGAEHLHVIRLAEVVLIKAEALARLGQLAQAVQEYNKVRVRAGLAPHILGVDVTTQADVLAAIEKERRLELALEGDRWPDLVRLGQVTTLLGIPAFRALFPIPASDVSTAALVQNPGY, from the coding sequence GTGAAACTTCGCCATTTCATTCCGGCGCTCATCATCGCATTCGCGGCCAGCGCTTGCAGCAAGGAGCTGGCGACGGAGCCGAGCGATCAGGTGCTCGCCAGCCAGTCGATCGTCGACGCGCCGACGGCGCGCGCGGCGCTCGCCGGCGCATATTCAGGTTTGCAGGCACTCGGCTACTACGGCCGCAATCTCGAGATCATCGGCGATCTACCGGCCGACAACGCCATCCACAGCGGCACCTTTCAGTACCTCGACGACATCGGCCGCGACGAGATCAAAGCCGACAACACGACGACGACGAGTGTCTGGACCGCCGTGTACGCGGTCGTCGCGCGCGCGAACATGATCCTGACGAAGGTCCCGAGCCTGACGGACCTCTCGACCGAGGAGAAGAACGAGATCCTCGGCGAGGCGTATTTCCTGCGCGCGCTCAGCTTTCACAATCTCGTGAAGTACTGGGGCGCGATTCCGTTGCCACTGCAGCCGATTCTCGTCCCGAGCGATGCGTCGAAATATCCACGCGCCGCCGTGCCGCAGGTGTACACGCAGATCCTCGCCGACCTGAGCCAGGCGGGGCAGCTCATCACGAACACGGACAACACTCGTCAGGCAACCGTGATGGCCGTGCACGCGATCCGTGCGCGCGTGCTGTTCTATCAAGGCGACTATCAGGGCGCGCTCGACGAGGCGAACATCGTGCTCGCTGGACGCGACACGTTGACCGTCAAGTACTCCGATCTTTTTACTCCGACGGGTACGGACACGGACGAAGACATCTTCCGCGTCGCGTTCACGCCAGTGCAGTACAACGAGATGGGGTATTACTATCTCGGCGCCGGGCGCCGCGAGCTGCAGCCCTCGAAGAATCTCAACACATCGTATGAAACGGGCGACGCGCGAAAGACGTGGACGATCCAACCGCGCGGGAGCAGCAATCTGCAGGGCACGAAGTTCCCGACGACGATCGGCGCCGAGCATCTGCACGTGATCCGTCTGGCGGAGGTGGTGCTGATCAAGGCGGAAGCGCTTGCGCGTCTCGGCCAGCTTGCTCAGGCGGTGCAGGAGTACAACAAGGTACGCGTGCGCGCCGGGCTTGCGCCGCATATACTCGGCGTGGACGTAACGACGCAGGCCGATGTGCTGGCGGCGATCGAGAAGGAACGGCGTCTCGAGCTCGCTCTCGAGGGCGATCGCTGGCCGGATCTCGTTAGGCTCGGCCAGGTGACGACGTTGCTCGGCATTCCCGCCTTTCGCGCTCTGTTCCCGATTCCGGCGAGTGACGTGAGTACCGCGGCCTTGGTACAGAACCCCGGATATTGA
- a CDS encoding TonB-dependent receptor: MSLFRRSGRMFGMLAALAALAMPLAAQQGTVRGSVVDSASQRGIPGVSVSVSGSTRGTLTDDAGRFTLRNVPAGSTAVRAQRIGYAPLERTVAVNAGDTASVSFELRAVAVQLSEVVSIGYGTSSRRDVTSAVASVTASDIENKPLAGIESAIQGKMAGVQVTQNAGNPGNGISIRVRGPASVNAGNQPLYVVDGVPIIQEDYGQLGMGGQDVTSISSLNPDEIESIDVLKDAAAAAIYGSRGSNGVVLITTKRGRPGQSKVNLSTYYGNQTNPKKLALLDAKQYVEIFNESAVNDDEDLPFTAGTDDAHSFDWQKAVFRSAPVGDMQLSMSGGTDRVKYYLSGGTFDQRGIVIGSDYKRQTGRVNIDFDATNRLLLRTSVGLSREDNNRVEGDGSLDGIVTNAIGMQPMRPIFGNFYGYAGADSGLKYSNPVALAAYNSTTYGTLRGLGNVEARYSLNSKLALTGRFGADMLSVDELQWDSPKVDQTYAQSADGVGKSDHTTATRYVSEVFGTYEAYASDRQKLSVVGGASTELNHSDLNFIRGEGFTSGFTKYIRNATVITSYDGSSTDNTLGSYFGRANYSLLDRYLLSASLRADRSSRFGADHRWGTFPAASVGWNMTEEPFAAALARHATVKLRASYGVTGNQGIGDFASLSLASAAPYTTLPGIAQTTIGNPDLRWESTRAFDGGADIGLFDNRVSVIADYYNRRTNDLLVRRPIPAFTGFTTTWGNVGDIKNAGVDLSINTENLRPRNARGLGWTSGLNLTFNRNRVISTYGNQPIITGINGRQATIVAAGQPLGEFYMLNFKGVDPQTGDAIFQDVNGDGSIDSNDKTYVGSPHPNYYGGFSNEFTYGNFALRGFFTFSQGNKIFNMMRIFTDDGACTWDNKTTNVLARWQKPGDITDMPRMSYDCTSGADEISSRFLEDGSYVRLSELTLSYNVPARWANRAYLSSARVYVSGHNLKLWTKYSGYDPDVNSAGSDENIIIGTDYYAYPQPRTITIGINAGW, translated from the coding sequence ATGAGTCTCTTCCGCAGGTCCGGCCGCATGTTCGGTATGCTGGCCGCACTCGCCGCCCTCGCGATGCCGCTTGCCGCGCAGCAGGGGACCGTCCGCGGCAGCGTCGTGGATTCCGCCTCACAACGCGGGATCCCTGGCGTCTCAGTCAGCGTCTCCGGCTCCACGCGGGGAACTCTGACCGACGATGCCGGCCGATTTACCCTGCGCAATGTGCCAGCCGGCAGCACGGCAGTCCGTGCACAGCGCATCGGGTACGCGCCGTTGGAGCGAACCGTTGCCGTCAATGCCGGCGACACCGCGTCCGTGTCGTTCGAGCTGCGCGCCGTCGCCGTGCAGCTCTCCGAAGTCGTTTCCATCGGCTACGGAACCAGCAGCCGTCGCGATGTGACGAGCGCGGTCGCCTCGGTGACCGCGAGCGACATCGAGAATAAGCCACTCGCCGGCATCGAGTCGGCGATTCAGGGGAAGATGGCTGGCGTCCAGGTCACCCAGAACGCTGGGAATCCCGGTAATGGCATCTCGATTCGGGTGCGCGGCCCGGCGTCCGTGAACGCGGGCAACCAACCACTCTACGTCGTCGACGGCGTACCGATCATTCAAGAGGATTATGGCCAGCTAGGCATGGGCGGCCAGGACGTGACTTCGATCTCCAGTCTGAACCCTGACGAGATCGAATCGATCGACGTCCTCAAGGACGCGGCCGCGGCCGCGATCTACGGATCGCGCGGGTCGAATGGCGTCGTGCTCATCACGACGAAGCGCGGCCGGCCCGGCCAGTCGAAGGTGAATCTGAGCACTTACTACGGCAATCAGACGAACCCGAAAAAGCTCGCGCTGCTCGACGCCAAGCAGTACGTCGAGATCTTCAACGAGAGCGCCGTGAACGACGACGAAGACCTTCCCTTCACTGCCGGTACCGACGATGCGCACAGCTTCGACTGGCAGAAGGCTGTTTTCCGGAGCGCGCCGGTGGGAGACATGCAGCTCAGCATGAGTGGCGGCACCGATCGAGTGAAATACTATCTCAGCGGCGGGACCTTCGATCAGCGGGGCATCGTCATCGGCTCCGATTACAAGCGGCAGACGGGCCGAGTGAACATCGATTTTGACGCGACCAATCGCTTACTGCTGCGCACTTCAGTGGGCTTGTCGCGCGAAGACAACAACCGCGTCGAGGGCGACGGAAGCCTCGACGGCATCGTGACGAACGCGATCGGCATGCAGCCTATGCGGCCGATCTTCGGCAATTTCTACGGCTACGCGGGCGCTGACAGCGGATTGAAGTACTCGAATCCCGTCGCACTCGCCGCGTACAACAGCACGACGTACGGGACGCTCCGTGGGCTCGGCAACGTCGAGGCTCGGTACTCACTGAACAGCAAGCTCGCGCTCACCGGCCGCTTCGGCGCCGATATGTTGTCGGTCGACGAGCTCCAGTGGGATTCGCCCAAGGTCGATCAGACGTACGCGCAGAGCGCAGACGGCGTCGGTAAGAGCGACCACACGACGGCGACGCGCTACGTCTCCGAGGTCTTCGGAACGTACGAGGCGTACGCGAGCGACCGACAGAAGCTGTCCGTCGTTGGCGGCGCGAGCACGGAGCTCAATCACTCCGACCTGAATTTCATCCGCGGCGAAGGGTTCACGAGCGGCTTCACCAAGTACATCCGGAACGCGACTGTCATAACGAGCTACGACGGCTCGAGCACGGACAACACGCTCGGGTCGTACTTTGGACGTGCCAACTATTCGTTGCTCGACCGCTATCTCCTCTCGGCGAGTCTTCGCGCAGACCGGTCGTCGCGTTTCGGCGCCGATCACCGCTGGGGAACGTTCCCGGCGGCTTCGGTCGGCTGGAACATGACCGAAGAGCCGTTCGCCGCGGCGTTGGCGCGTCACGCGACGGTGAAGCTGCGCGCGAGCTACGGCGTCACCGGCAATCAGGGCATCGGCGACTTTGCGTCGCTCTCGCTCGCGTCGGCAGCACCCTATACGACGCTACCTGGTATCGCGCAGACGACGATCGGCAATCCCGATCTCCGCTGGGAGTCGACACGCGCGTTCGACGGAGGCGCCGACATCGGCCTCTTCGACAATCGTGTCAGCGTGATCGCGGACTACTACAACCGGCGCACGAACGATTTGCTGGTACGGCGTCCGATTCCGGCGTTCACCGGCTTCACGACGACATGGGGCAACGTCGGCGACATCAAGAACGCCGGCGTCGATCTCTCGATCAACACCGAGAACCTGCGCCCACGCAACGCCCGCGGCCTGGGCTGGACGAGCGGCTTGAATCTGACCTTCAACCGTAACCGCGTCATCAGCACGTACGGCAACCAGCCGATCATTACCGGCATCAACGGTCGTCAGGCGACCATCGTCGCTGCGGGACAGCCGTTAGGCGAATTCTACATGCTCAACTTCAAGGGCGTGGATCCGCAAACCGGCGACGCGATCTTCCAAGACGTGAACGGCGACGGCTCGATCGATAGCAACGACAAGACATACGTCGGCAGCCCGCACCCGAACTACTACGGCGGTTTCAGCAACGAATTCACGTACGGCAACTTCGCCCTGCGCGGCTTCTTCACGTTCAGCCAGGGCAACAAGATCTTCAACATGATGCGAATCTTCACCGACGACGGCGCATGTACGTGGGACAACAAGACCACGAACGTGCTCGCGCGGTGGCAGAAGCCTGGCGACATCACCGACATGCCTCGCATGAGCTACGACTGCACGTCGGGCGCGGACGAGATCTCGAGCCGTTTCCTCGAAGACGGCTCCTATGTGCGACTGAGCGAGCTGACGCTCTCGTACAACGTGCCGGCGCGCTGGGCGAATCGTGCCTATCTCTCCTCCGCCCGTGTGTACGTCTCGGGACACAACCTGAAGCTCTGGACCAAGTACAGCGGCTACGATCCGGACGTGAACAGCGCCGGATCCGATGAGAATATCATCATCGGCACCGACTACTACGCGTATCCGCAGCCACGCACGATCACTATAGGCATCAACGCGGGCTGGTGA
- a CDS encoding amidohydrolase family protein: MHFRRLLPFAVLALTGAMVTPGNTEDVDVLLRGGTIFDGTGSAPRVADLAIRGDRIVFIGDAAKANLTPKRTVDVRGLVVAPGFIDPHTHTAEDLSNSDRRANLAYLMQGVTTVITNNDGGGTTEIGKTLDVWTKNGIGTNAALYVPQGSVRRAVLGMSDAAPTAAQLDSMRWLVRRGMEEGAIGMSTGLYYAPGSYARTEEVIELAKVASQFGGIYDTHLRDESSYTIGLIGAVNEAIRIGREAKIPIHISHIKALGADVWGQSDAVIALMRSARAQGIGVTASQYPYDASGTSVGASLLPRWAEVGGRDSLRTRIADVPTHARLTKEMEVNLRRRGGASTLLISSTRDTSILGRTLEQIAAVRHESPIDAALQIIQQGDASVASFNMNEKDIEKFMVQDFIMTCSDGSAGHPRKYGTFPRLLREYVFTKHVLTLPQAIHRSSALTARTLRLPERGVLAVGNFADVIAFDTATVTDRATYREPTLLATGMRYVFVNGTLAVDQGNYTGALSGRSLRRSSGR, from the coding sequence ATGCACTTCCGCCGTCTTTTGCCCTTCGCAGTCCTCGCGCTCACGGGCGCAATGGTCACTCCCGGCAACACCGAAGACGTCGACGTCCTCCTCCGAGGCGGCACAATCTTCGACGGGACGGGCAGCGCACCGCGCGTCGCCGATCTCGCCATTCGCGGCGATCGGATCGTCTTCATCGGCGACGCCGCCAAGGCGAATCTCACGCCGAAGCGCACAGTCGACGTTCGCGGGCTCGTCGTGGCGCCGGGATTCATCGATCCGCACACCCACACGGCAGAAGACCTGAGCAACAGCGATCGCCGAGCGAACCTTGCGTATCTCATGCAGGGCGTCACGACCGTCATCACGAACAACGACGGCGGTGGCACGACGGAGATTGGAAAGACGCTCGACGTCTGGACGAAGAACGGTATCGGTACCAACGCGGCGCTCTACGTGCCTCAGGGCTCGGTCCGCCGCGCCGTCCTCGGTATGTCGGACGCCGCGCCGACTGCCGCACAACTCGACTCGATGCGCTGGCTCGTTAGGCGCGGGATGGAAGAAGGGGCCATCGGGATGTCGACCGGCCTCTACTACGCGCCGGGGAGCTACGCGCGCACCGAAGAAGTCATCGAGCTCGCCAAGGTGGCATCGCAGTTCGGCGGCATCTACGACACGCACCTTCGCGACGAAAGCTCCTACACGATTGGCCTCATCGGCGCTGTCAACGAGGCAATTCGCATCGGCCGCGAGGCGAAAATCCCCATCCACATCTCGCACATCAAGGCACTCGGCGCCGATGTCTGGGGGCAGAGCGACGCCGTCATCGCACTCATGCGCTCGGCGCGCGCTCAGGGGATCGGCGTCACTGCCAGCCAGTACCCCTACGATGCATCGGGAACAAGCGTCGGTGCGTCGCTGCTCCCGCGCTGGGCGGAGGTCGGCGGACGCGACTCGCTGCGAACACGCATCGCCGACGTGCCGACGCACGCACGCCTAACGAAGGAGATGGAGGTAAACCTTCGGCGGCGCGGTGGCGCGTCAACGCTGCTGATCTCCTCGACGCGCGACACGAGCATCCTCGGCCGCACCCTGGAGCAGATCGCAGCGGTCAGGCACGAATCGCCGATCGACGCCGCCCTGCAGATCATCCAGCAGGGCGACGCGTCGGTCGCCTCGTTCAACATGAACGAGAAGGACATCGAGAAGTTCATGGTTCAGGACTTCATCATGACCTGCTCGGACGGCTCGGCGGGTCACCCGCGCAAATACGGCACGTTCCCACGCCTGTTGCGTGAGTACGTGTTTACGAAACACGTTCTGACGCTGCCGCAAGCGATTCATCGGTCGAGTGCGCTGACCGCACGTACACTGCGGCTCCCCGAGCGCGGCGTCCTCGCCGTCGGTAACTTCGCTGATGTCATCGCGTTCGATACGGCGACGGTCACCGATCGAGCGACCTACCGCGAGCCGACCCTGCTCGCCACGGGGATGCGCTATGTCTTCGTCAATGGCACATTAGCGGTCGATCAGGGGAATTACACTGGAGCACTGAGCGGCAGGTCACTCCGAAGAAGCTCGGGTCGTTAG
- a CDS encoding rhomboid family intramembrane serine protease: protein MLSFLTPWVKRLIAANLIVFVVSEYFLPGLNNYLAFYPHWAYIRAMPWTFVTYMFAHASWSHIIFNMITLGFFGPRVEAQMGERRFITMYFIAGLGGALLSLALKSVAPYPIVGASGAIFGVELVYATLWPHDRIYIWGALPVQARWLVIGQTVYSIFGGFGGLGSLGGGVAHFAHLGGYVGAFLYLKFIDFRSPLRTYQRKLDTATFGKRGWGLSGVDEEIARWETIPRAGLHPMNVEELDRVIAKAKRDGVRSLTPDERAFLHRMSLRESPADVKPPIQ, encoded by the coding sequence ATGCTCTCCTTCCTGACACCCTGGGTAAAGCGACTCATCGCGGCGAACCTGATCGTGTTCGTCGTGAGCGAATACTTCCTCCCCGGTCTCAATAACTATCTCGCGTTCTATCCGCATTGGGCGTACATCCGCGCGATGCCGTGGACGTTCGTCACGTACATGTTCGCGCACGCGAGCTGGAGCCACATCATCTTCAACATGATCACCTTGGGCTTTTTCGGGCCGAGGGTCGAAGCGCAGATGGGAGAGCGCCGCTTCATCACGATGTACTTCATCGCGGGCTTGGGCGGCGCCCTTCTGTCACTGGCATTGAAGAGCGTGGCGCCGTATCCGATCGTCGGCGCATCGGGAGCGATCTTCGGCGTCGAGCTGGTTTACGCCACGCTTTGGCCGCACGATCGCATCTACATCTGGGGCGCGCTCCCCGTTCAGGCGCGTTGGCTTGTGATCGGACAGACCGTGTACTCCATCTTCGGTGGCTTCGGTGGGCTCGGTTCCCTCGGGGGCGGCGTCGCTCACTTCGCGCACCTTGGCGGCTACGTTGGCGCGTTCTTGTACCTGAAATTCATCGACTTCCGCTCGCCTCTCCGCACCTATCAGCGCAAGCTCGACACGGCAACGTTCGGCAAGCGCGGCTGGGGGTTGAGCGGCGTCGATGAGGAAATCGCGCGCTGGGAGACGATCCCGCGCGCGGGACTCCATCCCATGAACGTGGAGGAGCTCGACCGCGTGATCGCGAAGGCAAAGCGGGACGGCGTGCGAAGCCTCACGCCTGACGAGCGAGCGTTCCTCCACCGGATGTCCCTGCGAGAATCACCTGCCGACGTCAAGCCTCCGATCCAGTGA
- a CDS encoding Zn-dependent hydrolase: protein MNRRQFTATLAGGLLAGRLNSDSLASLTRIVKGMAPRVNGDRLNRHLAELSRFGANPQGGVTRLAYSDADRHGREYVLGLMRDAKLTPTIDAAGNIIASRPGRDASLEPILFGSHIDSVPEGGNYDGDVGSLSAIEVAQTLGEQGITTKHPLQVVVWQNEEGGLYGSRAVSGQLTTDELQNVSRSGKTIAEGIAFLGGNVQKLATARRAKGAIAGYLELHIEQGGTLERDHIDIGIVEGIVGIKQWEVTVTGFANHAGTTPMDQRHDALLAAARFVEAVNRIVTSVPGRQVGTVGRIQALPGAPNVIPGQVVCTLELRDLDAAKVDSLYSSISSEATRIGAQNGTSFAFHMLHENAPAPSDPRVRTLIAESARELGLTSRVMPSGAGHDAQAMATIGAMGMIFIPSIGGISHAPKEFSKPGDIVNGANVLLATLLRLDETRWT from the coding sequence ATGAACCGCCGCCAGTTCACCGCAACGCTCGCCGGTGGACTTCTCGCCGGGCGCTTGAATAGTGACTCGTTAGCCAGCCTCACTCGGATCGTCAAGGGCATGGCTCCCCGCGTGAACGGCGATCGGCTGAACCGTCACCTCGCCGAGCTCTCGCGCTTCGGCGCGAATCCGCAGGGAGGAGTGACGCGGCTCGCGTACAGTGACGCGGACCGGCACGGGCGGGAGTACGTCCTCGGTCTGATGCGCGACGCGAAGCTGACGCCGACCATCGACGCCGCTGGGAACATCATCGCATCGCGGCCCGGACGCGATGCTTCGCTAGAGCCGATCCTCTTCGGCTCTCACATCGACTCGGTGCCGGAAGGCGGGAATTATGACGGCGATGTCGGCTCGCTATCGGCGATCGAAGTCGCCCAGACGTTAGGCGAACAGGGGATCACCACGAAGCATCCACTGCAGGTCGTCGTGTGGCAAAACGAGGAAGGGGGACTCTACGGCAGTCGCGCCGTGAGTGGACAGCTCACGACGGACGAGCTTCAGAACGTGAGTCGCAGCGGTAAGACCATCGCCGAAGGGATCGCTTTCCTTGGCGGCAATGTGCAGAAGCTCGCGACCGCGCGTCGCGCCAAGGGCGCCATCGCAGGCTATCTGGAACTGCATATCGAGCAGGGCGGGACGCTCGAGCGCGATCACATCGACATCGGCATCGTCGAAGGAATCGTTGGAATCAAGCAGTGGGAAGTCACCGTCACCGGCTTCGCGAACCATGCTGGCACGACGCCAATGGACCAGCGCCATGACGCCCTCCTCGCGGCGGCGCGCTTCGTCGAAGCGGTGAATCGCATCGTGACGAGTGTTCCCGGACGCCAGGTCGGCACAGTCGGCAGGATCCAGGCACTGCCCGGCGCGCCTAACGTCATTCCGGGGCAAGTCGTCTGCACGCTCGAGCTGCGCGATCTCGACGCCGCCAAAGTCGACTCGCTGTACTCGAGCATCTCGTCGGAGGCGACCCGCATCGGCGCGCAGAACGGAACGAGTTTCGCCTTCCACATGCTCCACGAGAACGCGCCGGCGCCAAGCGATCCGCGGGTGCGAACGCTGATCGCCGAGTCCGCGCGCGAGCTTGGCCTAACGAGCCGAGTGATGCCGAGCGGCGCTGGTCACGACGCCCAGGCGATGGCGACGATCGGTGCGATGGGAATGATCTTCATTCCGAGCATCGGCGGGATCAGCCACGCGCCGAAGGAATTCTCGAAGCCCGGCGACATCGTGAACGGCGCGAACGTCCTGTTGGCAACTCTGTTGCGTCTCGACGAGACGCGGTGGACGTGA
- a CDS encoding cyclopropane-fatty-acyl-phospholipid synthase family protein has product MAQPITTQQSFSEALPPEKDGRALAAARVVLEDAFGPVAARRFGVRFWDGTLDEPAEAPRFTIVLESPGALRRMLLPPSELSIAESYIFGDVDVEGDLEAAADLGDLAASRLRSPRALLRLARHVLALPRDERPERAGDAVMPASSHLAGRRHSTARDRDAVRFHYNVGNAFYSLWLDARMVYSCGYFARGDDDLDSAQESKLELICRKLRLGAGERLLDIGCGWGGLIMHAAKRYGVFALGITLSEAQAELARERIAAAGLSDRCRVELRDYRRLADLPEFDKISSVGMVEHVGQKRLDEYFACSYAALRPGGLFLNHGIVGIEASRPQSRASRAAAKVWRRGEFIDRYVFPDGELPPSATVIASAERSGFELRDVESLREHYVLTLQNWIRRLEARRREAIALVGKPTYRVWRLYMSASAFGFRSGRIGIVQSLFAKPRAGGQVELPRTRADLYE; this is encoded by the coding sequence ATGGCGCAACCGATCACTACGCAGCAGTCGTTCTCAGAGGCGCTGCCACCCGAGAAAGACGGGAGGGCTCTGGCCGCGGCGAGGGTCGTGCTGGAGGACGCCTTCGGACCAGTCGCCGCGCGCCGATTTGGCGTCCGGTTCTGGGACGGTACCCTCGACGAGCCGGCGGAAGCGCCACGTTTCACAATCGTGCTCGAGTCGCCCGGTGCCCTGCGGCGCATGCTGTTGCCGCCTTCGGAACTCTCGATAGCGGAGAGCTACATCTTTGGCGACGTCGACGTCGAAGGCGATCTGGAAGCGGCTGCCGACCTCGGCGATCTGGCCGCGTCGCGTTTGCGATCGCCACGCGCGCTCCTCCGGCTCGCACGACATGTTCTCGCGCTGCCACGCGATGAGCGACCCGAGCGGGCCGGCGACGCCGTGATGCCGGCGTCTTCGCATCTCGCCGGCCGTCGGCACTCGACGGCGCGTGATCGCGACGCGGTGCGCTTTCATTACAACGTCGGTAACGCGTTTTATTCGCTCTGGCTCGATGCGCGAATGGTCTACTCGTGCGGTTACTTCGCGCGGGGCGACGACGATCTCGACAGCGCTCAGGAATCGAAGCTCGAGCTGATCTGCCGGAAGCTGCGGCTCGGTGCTGGTGAGCGACTGCTCGATATCGGCTGTGGCTGGGGCGGTCTCATCATGCATGCCGCAAAGCGATATGGCGTTTTCGCCCTCGGGATCACGCTCAGCGAAGCACAGGCGGAACTCGCCCGCGAGCGCATCGCCGCAGCGGGATTGAGCGACCGCTGTCGCGTCGAGCTGCGCGACTATCGCCGGCTGGCCGACCTGCCCGAGTTCGACAAGATCTCGAGCGTCGGCATGGTGGAACACGTCGGGCAGAAGCGACTCGACGAGTACTTCGCGTGTTCCTACGCGGCGTTGCGACCGGGTGGGTTGTTCCTGAATCATGGCATCGTCGGCATCGAAGCATCACGTCCGCAATCACGCGCGTCACGCGCGGCGGCAAAGGTCTGGCGGCGCGGCGAGTTCATCGATCGCTATGTCTTCCCGGATGGCGAGCTCCCGCCGTCCGCCACCGTGATCGCGAGCGCCGAGCGAAGTGGCTTCGAGCTGCGGGACGTCGAGAGTCTTCGCGAGCATTACGTGCTCACGCTACAAAACTGGATTCGGCGGCTCGAGGCGCGTCGTCGTGAGGCAATCGCGCTCGTCGGCAAGCCGACGTACCGTGTGTGGCGACTGTACATGTCCGCGTCTGCGTTCGGCTTCCGCAGCGGCCGCATCGGAATCGTTCAGTCGCTGTTCGCGAAGCCGCGTGCGGGGGGACAGGTGGAGCTGCCACGCACGCGAGCTGACTTGTACGAATGA
- a CDS encoding CAP domain-containing protein, whose amino-acid sequence MQQGLTRLPAPRTTESFAVLERGVLDEVNRLRSDPQDYAAGLERDLQYYHGNLFRRPGDESALETREGTAAVREAIRVLRQTKSMGTLRPSSGMTLGARDHVKDQASRGLMNHKGTDGSMAWDRVSRYGDWKTKISENMTFGPSTAHDVVAALVIDDGITDRGHRKNILDPDVKVVGISCGPHKALRVMCDMVEAGGFVEHQAEHR is encoded by the coding sequence ATGCAGCAGGGATTGACCCGTTTGCCCGCTCCGCGTACTACCGAGAGCTTCGCGGTGCTCGAGCGCGGCGTGCTCGACGAAGTCAATCGCCTGCGCTCCGATCCACAGGATTACGCGGCCGGTCTCGAGCGCGACCTTCAGTACTACCACGGAAATCTGTTTCGCCGACCTGGAGACGAGAGCGCGCTCGAGACGCGAGAGGGCACCGCGGCGGTGCGCGAGGCGATTCGGGTTCTGCGCCAGACGAAGTCGATGGGTACGCTGCGTCCGTCTTCTGGAATGACGCTTGGCGCCCGTGATCACGTGAAGGATCAGGCGTCGCGTGGGCTCATGAACCACAAGGGCACCGACGGCAGCATGGCCTGGGACCGCGTGAGCCGCTACGGCGACTGGAAGACGAAGATCTCCGAGAACATGACCTTCGGGCCGTCGACGGCGCACGACGTCGTGGCAGCGCTCGTGATCGACGACGGCATCACCGATCGGGGTCATCGCAAGAACATCCTCGATCCCGATGTAAAGGTGGTCGGGATCTCGTGCGGGCCGCACAAGGCGCTGCGAGTTATGTGCGATATGGTGGAGGCGGGCGGATTCGTCGAGCACCAGGCCGAGCATCGCTAG